The window GTGCCAGTGCCCACAAGACCAGAACTAATCAATAAGACCACATGTTCTGTTACACTTATTGTTTCTGCCGTGACACGGTTAAATGAAATATCCTTTGCCAATAGATGGATTATATTGGTTTTCCCTTTTGTGAGTCACCAGATGCGGTCCAGATTTTGCATTGCCTCAAACAAGTTGGCACCCTACAaacggttcctacatattccatgattTTCTTATTCACTGCTTGCTCTATTAGTTTCTTTCTGACATATGGAAGCTAATTTCACAATACGGAGTATATGCAAAGTGCCATTAGTTAGCTTACGTATGTTAAATGCACACAGGAACCTCAAAATTTTGAGAATCCTCTTGTCCACCACATTACATTTGACTTCAACTATGTTAAGGTGCTCTGATATTGCAGACGGTCTCTCCATGCAACAGTAGCTTCCTTCCATTTCCACTTCATGATTTGGTCCCTAAGACAAGCATAAACATTCAACAAATATGGATAACTGATAATAACTTTAACAGTGCAGCAATTGTCCATTTAGAAGTTTAATACCTCAGAAAATAGTTGAAGAGTGAGCTTCTCTTGAACTGGCGAGTTTTTCAGAATGCATGCTAGTGGATCCAAGTAAGGAGCCTCACACCAATACTCACTGAGTACTAATGTCTTTAACTTACTAAATGCAGGGCAGTGTTTCAGATCTCTTGCGAAAATGAACTGGGTAGAAATACAAAAGGTAACCAAATTAAGTAATCCTAACTGAGAATGTGAGATCTGATCTAAGAACACTCAACTGGAGGTTATACATAACTTACTAAATACGTAGATAGTGCACCACAAAAAAAGGGTTAACTACAAAAGAGTTAAAAGACAAGTGACATCCTTTCCTATTTCAGACATCAACTTGAGGTGTTTAGCACTTGAGATACCACCCAGAAGCACACAATTGCTGCTGCCGTCGTCACTAATAGGAACACAATTCTTACATGTATTATCATTAGCTCCACAGAAAACACCAGAGTCATAATTCAAACAGACATCTTTGCATCTATTGCCAAGATTAACACATGCGGCTTCTAGCAATGCCATGTCTTCAAGCAAAGGAGTCATACCATGAAAGCCTTCTAGTTTTAGAGAGACAAGGCCCGGAGCAGAAATACGGACCCGGCAATCTGAGTCAGAGCGGCAAAAAGTGATGCTCAAATGCTTCAGGGAACGGGATGATATCCTATCAGCATTGATTTCGCAATCATTCATTTTCGGTTCCTTCAATGCTGGACAGCTAGCAAAATCAAGAAAGGCCTTTTGTAGGGCTACAGAATGAAGGTCCAATGTTACCAGATGCTGAGAGACAAGGTGCAGGTTGTCTAGGTGGAGGTAACCATCCTCGAGGATATGAAGGGTGAGCGCCTGAACTTTCCACATCACGGCAAAACGGGTCCATAGGTTCACATAGGGCACATCATCACTGTCGAATTGATCGAATTTGATCTCAACAGTGTCCAGCTGGGTGCGCTCACGCAGGGCTATCAGATGGTCCATGAACTTCCGGAGGTCTTTGACTTCAAAGACATCATCGTCGTCAAGGCGGACGATGCGCAGGCCTGTGGTGGACCTCCAGAGGTGGCGCCAGCGCCGGCCGAGCACGCACGTGCACACGGCCGCCTGCACTGGGAGGAAGGAGAGCAAATGGTGGAGCATATGGTCGGGGAGGGCGCTGATGTGGTCGGTGGCGGTCACCGGCGGCGCACTCTTGCGCTTCTTCCTGCTAGGAGGCATTCTGTCGAGTAGGTGGCGGGCGTGGTTGGCGCTGCGAAGCAAAGGAAGGATCAAACGATGCGAGGAGAGGGTGGAGAGAGCGGGGGTCGGATGGATGCCTAACGGCGACGTCGCCTCACCTCACCTCGCCGGATCGCCCCCGGCAAGTCGGCTCGTCACGAGTCGCCGCCGCCGCGAGAATCGAAACTCGTTGGAGGCGACCGCCAAataggtttttttttttttttgagaaatctggCCATATTTATTCATTCTAGACAATTGACATAGGTACAAGGTTTGGGTCATAAGGATTTCCCAACCAAACATGTCTACCTCAGTCTAGCGTACTAGCAAACTTGGCAAGATTGTGAGCCTCATAATTATGGTTCCTACGCTTGTGAATaaaagaacaagaaataaaactattacAATGACTCGATATTTCATGTACCAACGCAGCATTTGGGCATCCAGTCCCCGATTAATATCATTCACCACTTGTTGACAGTCCGACGCCACACAAATATTCTAAACCGCAAGGTCTTCAGCTAGAGCCAGAGCTTCGCGGCAAGCATAAGTTTTCAAAGCCAGTGGGTCAGTAATGTCTTGAAAGACAAGCGCTGATGAACCCAGGTAAAAACCTCCCTGGTCTCTGCATACTGCCGCGACGGCTCCTCCAAGACGGGATCTCATCACTACACCATCTACATTAATCCTCACAGAGCCACTAAGGGGTGGCAACCACTTCTCCTGAGATGCAGGCGCAACCGTGCGTGTTGTCTGATGTTCCCTCGAAGTGTTCCCGTAACCGAGCTCGTCGATGAAGTTGTTGACAAAGCACGATGTCTGTTGTGGACTTTGAAAGATTGATTCATACATAGCCTTTCATCTGGCATACCAAATAGAACATAACGTAATCACCATCCTTGTGAAACTAGCCTGGTCCATCACCTCATTCAGCTCAAACAGCCAGATCCTTGCGTTAGCTTCCAGGTTATCAGCCATTTGGGAAACCATTGCTTCATCTGCCAAAGCCCATACACAGTGTGACATAGTGCATGTAACTAGAGCGTGTCGCCATGAGTCCTGACATCCGCATAATGGACAAGCATCTTGTACTGCCATATTCCTTCTCTTCAAGATATCCGATGTTGGTAGTAAATGATGGGCAAGTCTCCAGAGGAACATTCTTACCTTCGACGGGATCTTGACCTTCCATAAGGAACACCATGATTCCTCATCCCGCTTGGCATTAGATGATCCACCTCTTCCCTAGAGCCACTCCTCCCTCTGCAGTTTTGTTTTAAGCAAAAATTTGTAAGCCGAGCTCACGCTGAATCTGCCCTTTTTATCCGGGTGCCAAGCCCAGAAGTCATCAATGTTACGCGTGTAGACCGGGATCCATAAAATGGCTTCAGCTTCAATTGGCAGGAAAACTGTTCGGACTAGTGCCTCGTTCCAAGAAGTTGTGACTGGGGATAGCAGCTCCCACACATACCTAGGAGGGTTCGCCACTAACGAAGTAATGGGGCGCGGCGTCATCTCCTTTGGTATCCAATTATCAGCCCAAATGTCCATTGTTTTTTCATTGCCAATCCTGCGAATAATCCCTTGCTTGGCTAGATCTTGCCCCTCCAGGATAGCGCGCCATATTTGGGACGGTCTAGATCCCAGCTCGGCACTGAGTATCATCTTGTCAGGGTAGTAAGCAGCTTTGAGAATTCTGGCACTCAAACTTGTTGGTTCCTGAAGTAGCTTCCATGCTTGTCGCGCCAACAAAGCAAGATTAAACAGCTCGAGGTCTCTAAAGCCGAGCCCTCCCAGGTGCTTCGGCCTAGTCATCATGTCCCAAGATACCCAAGCTGGTTTGCGCTCTCCTTGTTTGCACCCCCACCAAAACTTCCTAATGATGGATTTTATGTGATCACACAAACCTCTCGGGAGCTTAAAACATGACATAGAGTACACAGGGATAGCTTGGGCCACAGATTTAATAAGGACATCTTTCCCACCTGCTAATAGGCATTTGCTCATCCAGCCCTTCACCTTATCCCAGACCCTGTCACTCAAATATTTGAAAGTCCTCTTCTTTGAGTGGCCCACATCAGTAGGCATGCCCAAGTACCTGTCACTCAAAGATTCATTAGGAACTTGCAAGTGGCCCTTAACAGCGTTGTGTACTATCTCGGGACAACCCTTGCTAAAGAAAATTGAAGATTTTTCTTTGTTTATCGTttatcgaaaaaggtttttgacaaagttcaaggtgttgaatacgatgagattttctt is drawn from Triticum dicoccoides isolate Atlit2015 ecotype Zavitan chromosome 6B, WEW_v2.0, whole genome shotgun sequence and contains these coding sequences:
- the LOC119325714 gene encoding F-box/FBD/LRR-repeat protein At5g22660-like, whose protein sequence is MPPSRKKRKSAPPVTATDHISALPDHMLHHLLSFLPVQAAVCTCVLGRRWRHLWRSTTGLRIVRLDDDDVFEVKDLRKFMDHLIALRERTQLDTVEIKFDQFDSDDVPYVNLWTRFAVMWKVQALTLHILEDGYLHLDNLHLVSQHLVTLDLHSVALQKAFLDFASCPALKEPKMNDCEINADRISSRSLKHLSITFCRSDSDCRVRISAPGLVSLKLEGFHGMTPLLEDMALLEAACVNLGNRCKDVCLNYDSGVFCGANDNTCKNCVPISDDGSSNCVLLGGISSAKHLKLMSEIGKDVTCLLTLL